Proteins found in one Dehalococcoidales bacterium genomic segment:
- a CDS encoding DinB family protein — MNTIELMLKFLDHSEGFLTGALDGLTQEEAAWTPTPECNSILFTLWHMTRLEDHWVNTMAQGKDELYDVEGWQKKLGTPPKERGAGYTLEQLQAWPVPKLEALHAYHNATREKTLAFLKGTTNEVLSEVIPQHRGDPEPRSLILGRIFADVLLHVGQITYLRGIQRGINK, encoded by the coding sequence ATGAATACCATCGAGCTGATGCTGAAATTTCTGGATCATAGCGAGGGTTTTCTGACCGGGGCACTGGACGGACTGACCCAGGAAGAGGCTGCCTGGACTCCCACCCCTGAATGTAATAGCATTCTCTTCACTCTGTGGCACATGACCCGCCTGGAAGACCACTGGGTGAACACTATGGCGCAGGGTAAAGATGAACTCTACGATGTTGAAGGCTGGCAGAAAAAGCTGGGTACCCCGCCCAAGGAGAGGGGCGCTGGCTACACGCTGGAGCAGCTTCAAGCCTGGCCGGTACCGAAGCTGGAAGCCCTCCATGCTTATCACAATGCGACACGAGAGAAAACACTGGCTTTTCTGAAGGGGACGACGAACGAGGTATTATCGGAAGTAATCCCGCAGCATCGCGGTGACCCGGAACCGAGGAGCCTTATCCTGGGCCGTATCTTTGCCGATGTTTTGCTGCACGTGGGGCAGATTACTTACCTGCGCGGGATACAGCGGGGAATCAATAAGTAG
- a CDS encoding radical SAM protein — protein MTVVAPDNQKDIIQPRLQLVAWEITRSCNLLCAHCRGSSSAAQYSGELTTGECFRVVDQIREVGKPILILTGGEPLARPDVFDIGKYAATQGLRVVMGTNGTLITGEVAAKLKEVPVARVGISLDFPTANLQDNFRGQAGAFDAVMTGIANARQAGVEIQINSTISQLNVNYLDDLLALALKVGAVAFHPFMLVPTGRGKGLEAMELPPEQYERTLHWIYDKQRELGDRMFFKPTDVPHYMRVLKQRQKQDRDSGIAASPQPPAGHPSAGGHPPVNAITRGCLAGIGFCFISYQGKVKGCGYLDVEAGDLRKESFGQVWSTSPLFCSLRDLSNLKGKCAVCEYRRICGGCRARAYETTGDCLDAEPYCVYQPAATMEDLVDA, from the coding sequence ATGACTGTGGTAGCGCCGGATAATCAAAAAGATATCATTCAACCCAGGTTGCAACTGGTAGCCTGGGAGATAACCCGTAGCTGTAACCTGCTCTGCGCCCACTGCCGGGGTTCCTCCAGTGCCGCGCAGTACAGCGGGGAACTGACCACCGGGGAGTGTTTCCGTGTCGTCGATCAGATACGGGAAGTAGGTAAGCCGATCCTTATCCTCACCGGCGGCGAACCGCTGGCCCGACCGGATGTGTTTGACATCGGCAAGTATGCCGCCACTCAGGGGCTGAGGGTGGTCATGGGTACCAATGGTACGCTGATTACCGGGGAAGTGGCGGCTAAATTGAAGGAAGTCCCGGTAGCGCGTGTCGGGATTAGCCTGGACTTCCCGACGGCCAATCTCCAGGACAATTTTCGCGGGCAGGCGGGCGCGTTTGACGCCGTGATGACCGGCATCGCCAATGCCCGGCAGGCCGGTGTGGAAATACAGATTAACAGTACCATTTCGCAGTTGAATGTAAACTACCTGGACGATCTGCTGGCGCTGGCGCTCAAGGTGGGGGCGGTCGCTTTCCACCCGTTCATGCTGGTACCCACCGGCCGGGGCAAGGGTCTGGAAGCGATGGAACTGCCTCCGGAGCAGTACGAGCGGACGCTGCACTGGATATACGATAAGCAGCGGGAGCTGGGCGACCGGATGTTCTTTAAGCCGACTGACGTTCCCCACTACATGAGGGTGCTCAAGCAGAGACAGAAACAGGACCGGGATTCCGGCATTGCGGCAAGCCCGCAGCCGCCTGCCGGTCATCCATCGGCTGGCGGGCACCCCCCGGTCAATGCCATCACCCGTGGTTGCCTGGCCGGTATTGGCTTTTGCTTTATCTCCTACCAGGGGAAGGTGAAGGGATGTGGCTACCTTGATGTCGAGGCGGGAGACCTCAGAAAAGAAAGCTTCGGGCAGGTCTGGTCTACTTCGCCTCTGTTCTGCAGTTTGAGAGATCTGTCCAATCTAAAAGGGAAGTGCGCCGTTTGTGAATACCGCAGGATTTGCGGCGGCTGCCGGGCGCGGGCTTACGAGACTACCGGCGATTGTCTTGATGCCGAGCCTTACTGTGTCTACCAGCCTGCGGCGACGATGGAGGACCTGGTTGATGCCTAG
- a CDS encoding DinB family protein gives MEAKEVLLRSLAQSRGYLTGALHGLTQKEATWAPAPESNSIIFILWHVTRVEDFFFNRVVQRLPELYEAEGWGEKLGTPEKGTGWEYTLEQLRAWPVPQLADVEGYFHSVRKKTLDFINSLTAEKLSEIPRPERSSDSVGVTLTRIVTEIALHVGQIAYLRGAQRGLNK, from the coding sequence ATGGAGGCAAAGGAAGTTTTACTGAGGTCTCTGGCGCAGAGCCGGGGATATCTGACTGGAGCGCTGCACGGGTTGACCCAGAAGGAGGCGACCTGGGCCCCGGCCCCGGAAAGCAACAGCATCATTTTTATCCTCTGGCATGTGACCCGGGTGGAGGATTTCTTTTTCAACCGTGTTGTGCAGCGACTGCCGGAACTTTATGAGGCGGAGGGGTGGGGAGAGAAACTGGGTACACCGGAAAAGGGGACGGGCTGGGAATATACCCTGGAACAGCTCCGTGCCTGGCCGGTTCCGCAGCTGGCAGACGTCGAAGGGTACTTTCACTCGGTGAGGAAGAAAACACTGGATTTCATTAACTCCCTTACTGCGGAGAAGCTTTCCGAGATCCCCCGTCCTGAGCGTTCTTCTGACTCGGTAGGCGTCACATTGACGCGTATCGTCACCGAGATTGCCCTGCACGTGGGACAGATTGCTTATCTGCGCGGGGCTCAGCGGGGATTAAACAAGTAG
- a CDS encoding radical SAM protein, which yields MISISRLLCDTISPGDGLRYGESKGHPSGIKPAPGIPRPVVVWNFTRQCNLSCLHCYASANNCRSPEEMDTDAGKALLHDLAEFKVPVILFSGGEPLLRKDLFELAALARELGIRVALSTNGTLINRSVAEQISEIGFAEAGISLDGIGLNNDRFRGRKGAYQAALDGIRNCVALGVKVSLRLTITRFNYQEIPAIFRLIEEEGVNRVCFYHLAYAGRGGSLRAEDVDHAQTRAVVDEICDRTLDLHRRGFQKEILTVSNHADGVYLYLKLREQDPERASTVLEMLRTNGGNNSGIKIGAVDDLGNVHPDQFWWHYSLGNVRQRKFADIWTDTAEPLLQGLKDRRSLLKGRCARCQYLDLCNGNLRVRAEAVFDDVWAEDPACYLTDEEIGLLA from the coding sequence ATGATATCGATCTCTCGATTGCTCTGTGATACTATCAGTCCCGGTGACGGTCTCCGCTATGGAGAGTCGAAGGGGCATCCCTCCGGTATCAAACCGGCCCCGGGAATACCACGGCCGGTGGTGGTCTGGAACTTTACCCGGCAATGTAATTTAAGCTGTCTTCACTGTTATGCCAGCGCTAACAACTGCCGGTCTCCGGAAGAGATGGATACGGATGCCGGGAAAGCGCTGCTGCATGACCTGGCTGAATTTAAGGTTCCGGTCATTCTGTTCTCAGGTGGTGAACCCCTGCTCAGGAAAGACCTTTTTGAGCTGGCCGCGCTGGCCCGGGAGCTTGGCATCAGGGTGGCTCTATCTACCAATGGTACCCTGATCAACCGGTCAGTAGCTGAGCAAATCAGCGAGATTGGCTTCGCCGAAGCGGGAATCAGCTTGGACGGCATCGGCCTGAACAATGACCGCTTTCGCGGTCGGAAAGGCGCCTACCAGGCAGCCCTGGATGGTATCCGCAACTGCGTGGCTCTGGGGGTAAAGGTATCCTTGCGCCTGACCATCACCCGTTTCAACTATCAGGAGATTCCGGCTATTTTCCGGTTGATTGAGGAAGAAGGCGTCAACCGGGTCTGTTTCTACCATCTGGCTTATGCCGGCCGTGGGGGCAGCCTGCGGGCGGAGGATGTCGACCATGCCCAGACCAGAGCGGTGGTTGATGAAATTTGTGACCGTACGCTAGACCTGCACCGGCGTGGTTTCCAGAAAGAGATTCTTACCGTGAGCAACCATGCCGATGGCGTCTATCTTTATCTCAAACTGCGGGAGCAGGACCCGGAGCGCGCCAGTACCGTACTGGAGATGCTCAGGACTAATGGAGGCAATAACTCCGGTATTAAGATTGGCGCCGTTGATGACCTGGGGAATGTCCATCCTGACCAGTTCTGGTGGCACTACTCGCTGGGTAACGTGCGCCAGCGGAAGTTCGCTGATATCTGGACAGATACCGCGGAGCCGCTGTTGCAGGGTTTGAAAGACCGCCGGTCGCTGCTCAAGGGCCGCTGCGCCCGCTGCCAGTATCTTGACCTCTGCAATGGCAACCTGCGGGTGCGCGCCGAAGCCGTGTTTGATGATGTCTGGGCGGAAGACCCGGCCTGTTATCTTACCGATGAGGAGATTGGACTGCTAGCATGA
- a CDS encoding helix-turn-helix domain-containing protein, protein MNQESLISISEASHVLGVSEAALRQWTDEGKIKAFITPGGHRRYSRTDLKKFMGSQQKMLGIKDLVGELEDTVQVHREVFKAALEATFWYNRLDEESQERLAHLGRRLLSLIIRYITEPSKREETVKLAREVGHDFGDTLAKIGLPLTDSVEAFMLHRTPIMDAATHMVKKREAFNGRVVEAIPRVGHVMDEALVSLVAAHQQHHNLFRIDVKGEALA, encoded by the coding sequence TTGAACCAGGAGTCCCTAATCAGTATCAGTGAAGCCAGTCATGTCCTGGGGGTCAGTGAGGCGGCTCTCCGGCAGTGGACGGATGAAGGCAAAATAAAGGCTTTCATCACTCCCGGCGGTCACCGGCGCTATTCGAGGACAGATTTAAAGAAGTTCATGGGCTCGCAGCAGAAGATGCTCGGCATCAAGGACCTGGTTGGGGAACTGGAAGATACCGTCCAGGTACACCGCGAGGTCTTCAAAGCTGCGCTGGAGGCTACTTTCTGGTATAACCGGCTTGATGAAGAATCACAGGAGCGTCTGGCTCACCTGGGCCGCCGTCTTCTCAGCCTGATTATCCGCTATATCACCGAGCCTTCAAAACGGGAGGAGACGGTTAAGCTGGCACGGGAAGTCGGGCATGACTTTGGCGATACACTGGCTAAAATCGGGCTTCCCCTGACTGATTCGGTGGAAGCTTTTATGCTGCACCGCACCCCGATTATGGATGCGGCGACTCATATGGTCAAGAAAAGAGAAGCATTTAATGGACGCGTGGTGGAAGCGATACCGCGCGTCGGTCACGTTATGGATGAAGCCCTGGTCTCGCTGGTGGCGGCACACCAGCAGCACCATAACTTATTTCGAATTGATGTTAAAGGAGAAGCTCTGGCATGA
- a CDS encoding glycosyltransferase: protein MTVRKLRIAMLSVHSCPVGTLGAKDTGGMSVHIRELAGKLGKQGHTVDIYTRVHDPKDPQIVNLGQNARLIHLRAGDEEIDKLAVYTCLPDFVENLESFRENDSLQYDLLYSHYWISSLAGKHLQQRWNIPHITTFHTLGAVKNAIGIGEKEPDLRIESEKEAVRDCQHIIATTEKEKTSLIHYYGASPENISVVPCGVNMELFRPVDKEDARRELGSTDDKIILFVGRIEPLKGIATLLRAMPYLQDGHRPRLVIIGGDKRSQPEIEKLQGLCRELQIEDSVTFLGMIKQDKLPYFYSAAEVCVIPSYYESFGLVALESLACGTPVVATDVGNLKDIIQPGVTGYVVTENTPHSLAEKIDRILCNPQPHTESALSIRASVHGFSWTNIAEAINRECQLAVDNYLIPVL, encoded by the coding sequence ATGACAGTCCGCAAATTACGAATCGCTATGCTCAGTGTTCACAGTTGTCCCGTGGGGACCCTGGGCGCTAAAGATACCGGAGGCATGAGTGTCCATATCCGGGAACTGGCTGGCAAACTGGGCAAGCAGGGGCATACCGTTGATATCTACACCCGCGTTCATGACCCCAAAGACCCTCAGATTGTAAACCTCGGCCAGAATGCCCGCTTGATTCACCTCAGGGCCGGTGACGAGGAAATAGACAAGTTGGCCGTATATACTTGCCTGCCTGACTTTGTTGAGAACCTGGAGAGCTTCAGAGAGAACGACAGCCTTCAATACGATTTATTGTATAGCCATTACTGGATTTCCAGCCTGGCGGGCAAACATCTGCAACAACGCTGGAATATCCCCCACATCACCACCTTCCATACCCTGGGCGCGGTCAAGAATGCCATTGGTATCGGTGAGAAAGAACCTGACCTGCGCATTGAGTCGGAAAAGGAAGCCGTCCGGGACTGCCAGCACATCATTGCGACTACGGAGAAAGAAAAAACCAGCCTGATTCACTATTACGGAGCTTCACCGGAAAATATCAGCGTGGTCCCCTGCGGAGTGAACATGGAGCTTTTCCGCCCGGTAGACAAAGAGGACGCCCGGCGGGAGCTAGGTTCAACTGATGATAAGATTATCCTGTTCGTCGGCCGGATTGAGCCACTGAAAGGCATCGCAACATTACTGAGAGCAATGCCTTACCTGCAAGATGGCCACCGGCCGAGGTTAGTTATTATTGGTGGTGATAAGCGCAGCCAGCCGGAAATAGAAAAGCTACAAGGTCTCTGCCGGGAACTTCAAATAGAAGATTCGGTCACTTTTCTGGGCATGATAAAACAGGATAAACTACCTTATTTTTACAGCGCGGCTGAAGTTTGCGTGATTCCTTCCTATTATGAAAGCTTCGGCCTGGTAGCCCTGGAGTCATTAGCCTGCGGCACGCCGGTAGTGGCTACGGACGTCGGTAATCTGAAAGACATTATTCAGCCGGGAGTTACCGGTTATGTAGTTACGGAGAATACCCCCCACAGCCTCGCCGAGAAAATAGACCGGATTCTCTGCAACCCTCAACCCCATACGGAATCCGCTCTCTCAATCCGGGCATCAGTACACGGCTTCTCCTGGACTAACATCGCTGAGGCAATTAACCGGGAATGCCAGCTGGCAGTGGACAATTATCTCATCCCCGTACTTTAG
- the hemA gene encoding glutamyl-tRNA reductase — translation MHVSLVGLNHGTAPIAVREKVAISAGQLQDSLAMLGKYLSTGVIVSTCNRIEIYTTGSNVVHAEEASAGFLKAHFDIADADLQQHIYTYRDKAAVEHLFRVTSGLDSMIIGEFEILGQVKQALKVAEKAGMVDLPLRHMFQSAIGTGRRVREETGISKNALSVSSVAVDLAAGIVTDLAHCKMLVIGAGEAGRLVAKVAKERGTSRIVVANRSRETASVLTAALGAVSVTLDDMPVELSTSHIAVTCTGAPHWILDFSLVEAAMRSRPESPLVIIDIGVPRNVEPRVRQLNNVFLYNIDDLTEISDRNRQQREGEIKLALAIIGDEVGKFSTWWQALEIRPVVSALMQKAEDIRLKQLNKTLGKLHNLSDEERDNVEAMTRSIVTKILQYPIYYLKTETANNGDYAEIVSHLFQLNMERSE, via the coding sequence ATGCATGTTAGTCTGGTCGGTCTGAACCACGGTACCGCGCCGATTGCTGTCCGTGAAAAAGTGGCAATCAGTGCCGGGCAGCTCCAGGATTCACTGGCAATGCTCGGGAAGTACCTTTCCACCGGTGTTATTGTTTCTACCTGTAACCGTATTGAGATTTATACCACCGGTAGTAATGTTGTACATGCTGAGGAAGCCAGCGCCGGTTTCCTGAAAGCCCACTTTGACATCGCTGACGCTGATTTGCAGCAGCACATCTATACTTACCGGGATAAGGCGGCTGTAGAGCATCTTTTCCGTGTCACCAGTGGACTTGACTCGATGATTATCGGCGAATTTGAGATTCTGGGACAGGTGAAGCAGGCGCTGAAGGTTGCCGAGAAAGCGGGGATGGTGGACTTACCGTTACGCCATATGTTCCAGAGCGCCATTGGTACCGGCCGGCGTGTTCGGGAGGAGACCGGCATCAGCAAGAATGCCCTCTCTGTCAGTTCGGTGGCGGTGGACCTGGCTGCCGGGATTGTTACCGACCTGGCGCATTGTAAGATGCTGGTTATCGGCGCCGGTGAGGCCGGCAGGCTGGTGGCGAAAGTGGCTAAGGAGAGGGGGACTTCCCGGATAGTGGTTGCCAACCGCTCCCGGGAAACAGCTTCCGTCCTGACGGCGGCGCTGGGCGCTGTCTCCGTTACCCTGGATGACATGCCGGTTGAATTAAGCACGTCCCATATTGCCGTTACCTGCACCGGAGCGCCACACTGGATACTGGACTTCAGTCTGGTAGAGGCAGCGATGCGCTCCCGTCCTGAGTCGCCCCTGGTCATCATTGATATCGGCGTGCCCCGTAACGTGGAGCCGAGGGTAAGGCAATTAAACAACGTTTTCCTGTATAACATTGACGACCTTACCGAGATTTCTGACCGGAACCGCCAGCAGCGCGAGGGTGAAATCAAGCTGGCGCTGGCAATCATCGGTGATGAGGTTGGTAAATTTAGCACCTGGTGGCAGGCCCTTGAGATCAGGCCCGTGGTAAGCGCCCTGATGCAGAAGGCTGAGGACATACGGCTCAAGCAGCTGAACAAGACTCTCGGTAAATTACATAATCTCTCTGATGAAGAACGGGACAATGTCGAGGCGATGACCAGGTCGATTGTGACCAAGATACTTCAGTACCCGATATACTATCTGAAAACGGAAACCGCTAACAACGGTGATTATGCGGAAATAGTAAGCCATCTTTTCCAATTGAATATGGAGCGATCGGAGTGA
- the hemC gene encoding hydroxymethylbilane synthase: protein MKQSITIGTRGSRLALIQTELVAGRIKQQNHHLEVNITEITTQGDRDRQTRLDRLAGEGVFVKELEESLIDGSIDLAVHSLKDMPTRVPSGLALSAVLERANPGDVLVSRGGKLSGLPAGARIGTGSLRRAVQLIALRPDLKVDSIRGNVDTRVQKVFSGEFDGVILAAAAMIRMGWHDKVSEYLSLEDFLPAVGQGAMVVETRSDDEDTVALVSMINHLPTWHSVTAERAFLDALGGGCRAPIAALGTVTGDTLKLEGMVAEPGGKKRLRLVEEGKAADAEAVGRQLAQRMLSLGAAEFISEVT from the coding sequence GTGAAGCAGAGTATCACTATCGGCACCCGGGGCAGCCGGCTTGCCCTGATTCAGACCGAGCTGGTTGCTGGGCGGATTAAGCAGCAGAACCATCATCTGGAAGTCAACATAACGGAGATAACCACTCAGGGAGACCGTGACCGTCAGACCCGCCTTGACCGTCTGGCGGGGGAGGGTGTCTTTGTCAAGGAGCTGGAAGAATCCCTGATTGATGGCAGCATTGACCTGGCAGTGCACAGCCTGAAAGACATGCCTACCCGGGTTCCGTCAGGATTAGCCTTGTCGGCGGTACTGGAAAGGGCTAACCCCGGGGATGTGCTGGTATCCAGGGGTGGGAAGCTGTCCGGGCTTCCGGCAGGCGCCAGAATCGGTACCGGCAGCCTGCGGCGCGCCGTTCAGCTTATCGCCCTCCGTCCTGATTTGAAAGTGGACAGCATCCGGGGGAATGTTGATACCCGTGTGCAGAAGGTGTTCAGCGGGGAGTTTGACGGAGTTATACTGGCAGCAGCGGCGATGATACGGATGGGGTGGCATGATAAAGTAAGTGAATACCTGTCCCTGGAGGACTTTTTACCGGCGGTGGGGCAGGGGGCGATGGTGGTGGAGACACGCTCTGACGATGAAGATACGGTGGCACTGGTCTCCATGATAAACCACCTGCCTACCTGGCATAGTGTTACCGCCGAGCGGGCGTTCCTCGATGCTCTGGGCGGTGGCTGCCGGGCGCCGATTGCCGCACTGGGAACGGTCACCGGCGATACCTTAAAACTGGAAGGGATGGTTGCTGAGCCTGGCGGTAAAAAGCGGTTACGACTGGTTGAGGAAGGTAAGGCTGCTGATGCGGAGGCGGTGGGCAGGCAACTGGCGCAAAGGATGCTGTCCCTTGGTGCCGCCGAGTTCATCTCCGAGGTGACGTAG
- a CDS encoding bifunctional precorrin-2 dehydrogenase/sirohydrochlorin ferrochelatase: protein MKKRLPSFYYPLFLNLSGKKCVVVGGGQVALRKVRTLLEAGAAVEVISPEPCTEMIKLVEEGQITVLRRSYQPGDLKEASVAIAATDDNDINRQVAVEARRSRVLVNVVDDPENCDFIAPSYLRRGDITIAISTAGRSPALAKKIRVRLEEEFGDEFAALAQLIGEVRADVSRQGIRVDGDAWQQALDLDLLSDLVRRGNAKEARDAVLASLTGSKSK from the coding sequence ATGAAGAAAAGACTGCCCTCTTTCTATTATCCGCTTTTCCTGAACCTCAGCGGCAAAAAGTGCGTGGTCGTCGGTGGCGGGCAGGTTGCCCTGCGTAAGGTCAGGACGCTGCTTGAAGCTGGCGCTGCTGTTGAGGTCATCAGCCCCGAACCCTGCACGGAGATGATTAAGTTGGTGGAGGAAGGTCAAATCACTGTCCTGCGCCGCAGCTACCAGCCGGGCGACCTGAAAGAAGCCTCGGTGGCTATCGCGGCCACTGATGATAATGATATTAATCGGCAGGTTGCCGTGGAGGCTCGCCGAAGCAGGGTGCTGGTCAATGTTGTTGATGACCCGGAGAACTGCGATTTTATCGCTCCATCATATTTGCGGCGGGGGGATATTACCATCGCCATTTCCACCGCCGGGAGAAGCCCGGCACTGGCTAAGAAGATCAGGGTCAGACTGGAAGAGGAGTTCGGTGACGAGTTTGCCGCCCTGGCGCAGTTGATTGGTGAAGTACGCGCTGATGTCAGCCGGCAGGGGATCAGGGTTGACGGTGATGCCTGGCAGCAAGCCCTGGACCTGGACTTATTGAGCGACCTGGTGCGCAGGGGGAATGCTAAGGAAGCCAGGGACGCCGTGCTCGCCAGTTTGACAGGAAGTAAAAGTAAGTAA
- a CDS encoding GNAT family N-acetyltransferase has translation MIIGMDYAVIEESFESLISCWADSNHRLMWNPVFVLPAWLKVWWQEFNPEAEPYLVTIRREGEIIGIAPLLIKEGRASIIGSADVCDYLDFVVADGKEEEFFNTLLDDLGEKGVKHLDLGSLRPDSTVLTSLVGIAVKRGYEVLCQPEDVSLEIDLPASWEEYLATLSKKQRHEVRRKLRRLWETGKVEYRCSNSNHLNEDFMDTFLKLFALSRQEKAGFMTARRESFFRSLAKAMAEIGLLRFGILEIDKQPVAMTMGFDYGDTIYLYNSAYDPQFNSLSVGVLCKTLCIQESIKAGKKRFDLLKGNEIYKYHLGGREVPLSRCQITAR, from the coding sequence TTGATTATAGGTATGGACTATGCCGTTATCGAAGAGAGTTTCGAGAGCCTCATTTCCTGTTGGGCTGACTCAAACCATCGGCTTATGTGGAACCCGGTCTTCGTGTTACCTGCCTGGTTAAAAGTCTGGTGGCAGGAATTTAACCCCGAGGCTGAGCCGTATTTAGTCACTATCCGCCGGGAGGGGGAAATTATTGGTATCGCCCCGCTGCTGATAAAAGAAGGGCGGGCCTCTATCATCGGTAGTGCTGACGTCTGTGACTATCTTGATTTCGTGGTTGCCGACGGTAAAGAGGAGGAGTTCTTTAACACTCTACTCGATGATCTGGGGGAAAAAGGGGTGAAACACCTGGACTTAGGTTCTTTACGACCCGATTCTACGGTGCTTACCAGTCTGGTAGGGATAGCTGTGAAGCGGGGATATGAAGTTCTGTGCCAGCCGGAGGATGTTTCTCTGGAGATAGACTTACCGGCTAGCTGGGAGGAATACCTGGCGACACTGAGTAAAAAGCAGCGCCATGAAGTAAGACGTAAACTAAGAAGACTATGGGAGACCGGCAAAGTAGAATACCGCTGTTCCAATTCAAACCATCTGAATGAAGATTTCATGGACACCTTTTTGAAACTCTTCGCGCTGAGCCGGCAGGAGAAAGCCGGTTTTATGACCGCCCGCAGGGAATCCTTTTTCCGGTCACTGGCCAAAGCGATGGCTGAGATTGGACTGCTTAGATTCGGCATCCTCGAGATTGATAAACAACCCGTAGCAATGACTATGGGCTTTGATTACGGCGATACGATATACCTGTACAATAGCGCCTACGACCCGCAGTTCAACTCGTTAAGCGTCGGGGTATTGTGTAAAACCCTCTGTATTCAGGAAAGCATCAAGGCGGGTAAAAAGAGATTTGACCTGCTGAAAGGGAATGAGATATACAAATACCACCTGGGAGGTAGAGAAGTCCCCTTGTCCCGCTGCCAGATAACCGCCAGGTAA
- a CDS encoding DinB family protein yields the protein MDSCIEVIVRSYAQSEDWLDRWLDGLTQEEATFRGTGECNNIIWLLWHFTRGEDHFLNALIQHGEEVYDTGGWQKKLATPLDRGPGYTLEQIHDFPEPKLEDVLDYHKAVREKTLAYLNSITAEALGEVVQPDARLKTVAAIISRSITEVALHIGQIGYLRGMQRGINK from the coding sequence ATGGACAGCTGTATTGAAGTGATTGTCAGGTCCTATGCGCAGAGCGAAGACTGGTTGGACAGGTGGCTGGATGGTCTAACCCAGGAGGAAGCCACCTTCCGCGGTACCGGGGAGTGCAACAATATCATCTGGCTGCTGTGGCACTTTACGCGTGGCGAAGACCACTTTCTCAATGCGCTGATTCAGCACGGAGAAGAGGTCTACGACACTGGCGGCTGGCAGAAGAAGCTGGCGACACCCCTGGACAGGGGCCCCGGCTATACTCTGGAGCAGATACATGACTTCCCGGAGCCGAAGCTGGAAGACGTGCTGGACTATCATAAAGCCGTGCGGGAGAAAACCCTGGCCTATCTCAACTCCATCACTGCCGAAGCGCTGGGGGAAGTGGTGCAGCCTGACGCACGTCTCAAGACGGTGGCGGCGATAATCTCGCGCAGCATCACTGAAGTCGCGTTACATATCGGCCAGATAGGCTACCTGCGCGGGATGCAGCGGGGGATAAATAAGTGA